The DNA region acagTGAGGGCAGGAGCGCCCCCCCCAGGATGCTGAGGCCCTAGAGCCGGAGTCTCCAAGGTCCCCCCAACCTCCTCCATCCTCTTGGCCTGGGACCCACCCCGCCTGTTTCAAGCACATGGGCTGCAAGGGCGATAACAGCCCCACAAGCGAGCATCAGCTCCGGGCCAGTGCAGGTCCACGGGGCGCCCCACCCCCAGCCGGGCTCCAGCCATACCTATAGTCCTGGTGACGCCGCCAGAGGGTCCGTGCCCCCCCACAACCTTGTTAACTCCCACGTGTTCTAAACTCACCTCGGGAAGTGTCCCCTGCACCCTGATCTCAGGATTTATCACAGCGGCCTGCAACAGCTGGTGGCTGTGAAGGTTCCCTTAGAACGCGGGGCCTTAGGGTTGGGGTCGGTGTCACCTGAGCTTTACACCCCAGGACACAGTGCCCACTGAGTGAATGAAATGCCCACGGCTACTCACGGCCAACGGTGGGCACATACAAGACCATCTTCACATCTGGAACCATGAAAAGCAGCTTACGCTTGGCAAAGTGTGCATGAATGACATTACGtgaaaaagcagaaaggaaaacagtataTATCGACTCCTCACGGTGGACAGGGAGTTACAGACAAGGGTTAACGAGGAAAGAGAAGCAGCACCGAGTGTCGGGTCTCCCCCTCCGGACGTGAACCTGCAGTGTGCCAGGAGCCGGCGGGGCGGGCGTTACCTGCCAGCATGCTCACCACCGACAGGAGGATCTTCTCCACGCTCTGCACGGGGCTCCACCGCTCGGCGCTGCTCTCGTAGCCCATGGGGTCGTCGCCGGGAGCGTGCAGGATGGAGATGCAGACTCTGCCGTCAGGGTAGACTGCGGGGTCAGAGCACACCCGGTGAGCCGAGGGAATGGGCCCGCGATAGGGCGCTCGGTCAGGCCCACAGAGAAAGGGCAGCAAGCGGTGCAGACAGCGGGACGGAGCTGCCTGCACGCGGCCCCGGCGCCACATCCACGGCCACGCTCACGTGCACGCGCTCCCCGCGGGCCCGGTCGGGCTCCCAGGGCGCCGCTCATGCACCGACAGGGTGCTGGGCCAGTCTGAGCAGCTCTAGTCTCATGGTGTGACTCCACCTTCATACGGATTTAAAAAGCACTATATCCAAAGGGGATAAATGAAAGGCTACCTGGCAGCCAGATATCCCACCAAAATACCTCATGTAATTAGACTCTCCACAACACTTTTCATAAAAAGTTTCTTACATACCCCTCGTTCTGCCATTAAATCCCTGAAATGGACTGTGTAAAATATACGTTGCCATAGCTGGGAAAAACGCTACAGGAATTACTTAAATACCCAGAGAAAGACAGATGCCTGGAATTCTCTTGCTAACTGACTATAACAGAGAAACGACCACCTGTCTTCTCTGGACATCAGCTGTGCCTGAATCTAAATGCATCTCCCATCAACAGCATCACTAACGAGACCCTCAAGATCtgattcaagaaaaataaattttcaattcaAAGTCTGGGGTTGATCCTGTCAAGAAGGTCAAAAGCACCTGTTATCTTTCTTTTACACATACTTGGGGAAATTCTCAGATGGTTTAGTATATGCTCAGATATCCAGGAATCACCTGTAAAACTGTAAGGCTATAAGTTATAATAATAAGAACACCagacaattttaaataaatttatttaattcacCCTCACTCATGAACTCAGCATTTCGTGACCATATAGAAATGTGAGTCGTTATAAACAGCCTTTCTTTTACACCTGGTCCCTCGTTTTCCCCATGCATCCCTTGTTCTAGTGGTTTCTATGCTTTGAAACTGTACCGCAAACTCTCACTGAAGGGTTAGGAAACCACGTGCGATCTGTCTCAGGCACCAGGATGGCCATCTGAAGTCCACCCACATGGGACCAGGGCGCCCAGAATGCTTTGAACAGTTCTCTCTGCCACGGACGGAGAGGAGGTGTTGCAGAGTTTTCAACTTCAGTGTCACTTCCTCAAGGTGACAGCACCATGCGATGACACCGCTGACCCCAGAAACATCAAAAAGCAGCTGTGTCCCTGCCACCCCCCCGCCACCACACCACAGCAGCGTCATTTCCTAACCCTCCCGAGTCCCCGCCCAGTCACAGCGCTTCAGCGCCAACAACTCCCACTGGTGCCAGGCTGGCGGTCTCCCCTCCAGGCCACGGCAGCGGCCCAGCACGCGCTCCGCTCCACCTCCAGCCTGCACCACAGTCACCCTTCAAAGGCCATGCTGGTCACGCCGCCCCTCGtgctcactcccagcccctcagCGGGTCTCCAATGCTCCTCGGATAAACATCAAAATCCTTAATGTTGACCAAAAGGCCTGAACTGGTttggcccctccccctccccctccctcctcacacTGGGCCTCTGCACCTGCTagaccccctccctgccccaaacAGACCCCTGGGTAACTCCTACAGCTCCTCCTGCAGGTGGTGGGTTCAACCACCACCCCTGCAGGGCCCTCCCTGGCCTCCCATGCGGTTTCACATCTCTCTGTATGATTCCTTCATCAGCGTCCATCGCTGCCCTCAGACTGGGAGCTCCTGACCATCCAGCCCCCAACCTCTGACGGTCTGCTCACTACCCCATCCCAGCAACTCTCAGTGAATCtgctggattatttttttaagtatttatggaCCGACCAATTTTTATGACATCAGCAGACCTACTGAATAGCTcttctcaaaaataatttttacaaaataaaagtaacacataCCCACCTACACTAAGgccaaatttaaaaactatttgcaTTGATTACCtgaacatcaaaaataatattatcaggggcttccctggtggcgcagtggttgagagtccgcctgccgatgcaggggacacgggttcgtgccccggtccgggaagattccacatgccgtggagcggctgggcccgtgagccatagccgctgagcctgtgcgtccggagcctgtgctccacaacgggagaggccacggcagtgagaggcccgcgtaccgcaaaaaaataaataaataaaataatattatcagGCTATTCTTAGTACACACATAATTCAATCAGTTTATTGGCCTCATTTGTCTTTAAACCACATCACAGGTATCGTTCTAAAGAATATATTTATCTTCAATAtaatcttattatttatttatttatttctggctgcgttgggtctttgttgctgcacgcgggctttctccagttgctgcgagcgggggctactcttcgttgcggtgtgcgggattctcattgcggtggcttctcttgttgccgagcacgggctctaggcgctcgagcttcagtagttgtggcacgtgggctcagtagttgtggcacacgggcttagctgctccgcggcatgtgggatcttcctggaccagggctccaacccgtgtcccctgcattggcaggcggattcctaaccactgcgccaccagggaagcccttatcatttattttttaattacccaCAATCCTCTTCATAGTTGTATTTTATGGTTAATCACCTTGAACTTGTTGACTTCCTCAATCAACTCTTCTGAccataatgaatttttaaactttgtattaTGGAAAATTCCAAACACAGAGCAAAACAGCAGTATACCATGAATGCCCACATGCACACAATCTCTAGGCCTCTCCTGGAACCATCGAAAGTACTTCAAAAGCACTTACTGTTGGGATGAAACATCTCACAGGTAAATCTCATCTTTGGAGGACTTAACGGGTAATCAAGTGGGAAACTCAGGATGGCAGGAAAAACCCCAAACTCAAAACAGGTGTCTTCTGGGCCCCTAAAAGATACAAAATACAGAGATAGAACTTCAAGGTAGATTCTTTTCAATGTCTACCACACTTTAGAAACGAGCTAAGGAAATATCTACGGCTTTACACATGTGCATGAAAAGATTATCTAAATATTATGATAACAATGAACTGGTATTTTTTTACGGTTGGAAAGTAACGTGTCATCGTTCCGTTCCAGTCAGGTTTAAATCACAAAGACCGGCTCACAGGCATTTTCACATCAATAAGGCTGAGAGCGGGGCAGCAGGGATTCTGCTTTTCTATGTGGTACAATTACATTTTAGGATAAAGATACAAACCCTGGTACATGTTAGAGCAGGACTCTATTGCACTAATGAACGAGGGGTGAAGAGCTGtcacttttaacttttaaatgtgCCTGAGAAGTGGTTTCGTAACCTTCGAGAAACATACAGAGCACGTACGGAGCACTGATGGTGCTCGCACGCACGCGCGGCCGCCGCAGGCCCTGACCTGCAGGCCTGGGCTCGCGCCACCTCCTGGGACCACGCGGTCACCTGAGTCCTCACCGTCACCAGGCACGTGCCTGCCTGCCTGAGTTCGCGTCCTCCTGGTGTGGAAAATGGCAGAAACGGGCCAAACCACTTCCAAAGTCCTGTCAACTTTTAAAGCTCTATATGTATAAATCAACACTATCTTGACCAACAGACAAGACGTGAAGGCCagctggagagggagagggagagggagagcagCTCGCACGTTAACAGAGAGAGGAACGCCTCCTCCCCTTACAAACGTCCTTTATAAAACATGCACGACAGCAGTTTAAAATCTAAGACCATCTCTCCTCTGTACACTTTTATCAGGAGGCAGAGCTGCCGAATGACAGCTACACACAGCGACACCAGACGAGCACTCTGCGGGCCGGTCAGTGCAACAACGAAGAGGAATCCCGTCCTCCTCCTGGGCACGGAGAGGGCAAGGCCCCAAGCGCGTAACACACGGGCCCCGATGACCAGCACAGGGGCCGAGACCCCGCGCTACAGCAGCAGCTCAAGTAGAcaaaaaattctcaaagaaacTGTGCAGGCGGCTTCACTTCCACCTGGTGACAACGCCTAGGGGTTTCGACGGCACCAGTGCAGTGGAGGCCAGGACTGCatcatggggtggggaggggctggtaaAATGGCCAAAACAAGAACAAGGCAGCAAGTGTTCGGCCAAGCCACATTTTTTTCAACTGAAGACACATCTGGATTCTGAAAACTGTGTCCTCGCTACTTCTGGGGAAACCAAGAGTGGAAAGCTACTACTCTTGTGGAGGGATGAGCGTCCCCGGACAGTGGCGCCCAGAGCCCCGGCAGGAAGCAGGGACAGGACGGCCACACGGAGAGGCGAGCTCGGGGGCCGGGGCTCCCCGACAACCGCCCTCCAAGCCCTCCCCTCTGGAGGGGGTCAGCGCCGACGGCACGGGAGAGCCTGCGCCCCCCCGTCCCTCTTCCAGCCTACAACTCACAGTAGAGGATAAACACCACTGCGCTGGCCCTCACACGGCCTCCCGAGGGAAGGTGCCAGGAAGCAGCGCTGTCACCTCAGCGAGGGTCACCTGACTCAGGCCAGGTCCCGGATCGGGTGGCTCAGCCTGCTAACCCAGGAGCCTGCAAATCGGGGCTGCGGCCGCACCAGGAATGCTCGCAGTGCCTCGGTATTCTTGGCACCTCCAAGTTAGAACAGAAAAGAATGTCTGGGTAGTTAAGTGTTTTTGGACTGAGCCAAGTGGTATTTTCTCAAGACTTTGATATTTGCTCAGGTCTTTGTTTCTCATAATagagctttctttaaaaaaaaaaaaaacaaaaaaccccactagGTCGTCCACAGCTTCAGAAGCAAGATCAAACATTTCCTAAAGTGCTCCCACATCTGAAATATCAAAGCCATTTTCAAACGCTCTGGTTTGCGACTGGTTTGAAACAGGGGCCTCTTTCTCTTCCAGAATGCCCAGTGCCTTGGCCCAGCACACAGGTGCGCCCACGTGCACGGGGGCCTGCCCACTGACTTCATGGAAAATGCTATCGAGTAGATTCCTGGAGCAAGACGGGAGATATAATTCGTGTTATTTTTGGACAAGCTTTCCAGTCATACTCAGGACAGCCTCACTCCGCTTTCACCAAAGAAGGCCTCACCTCAAAATCAAATTTATCTGAGGCAAATACAAACTCTTCAAAGCCTGCAAGTTATTTTCTATCTTAATTGATTAAAGTAACGGCCTAAATTATTTCAGAGCTCTGAGgtaagtgttttatttattttctgagacTAGTATTAAGAGTAAAGCAGAACGCCCTTGCTCTCCTCTGTAAAGGCAATACTGCACTCTGACTTCCCGGCTTTAGGGGAACGAGAGGCCAGGGAACCAGCAGTGGGAGAGTTGCACCCACGGTCTAAGCCCAACCAGGGCCCAGCAACGCTCGCTCCTCCCAAAGGACAGCGCTGGCTCAACACCGGCAGCCACGAGCCATCACGGCGGTCGGTCACCTGCAGAGCCAATAAAAACTGGAGACACGCTTGGTTAGTCTCTCAGCATTAACCTCGAGTGAAGCACCGCGCTTTGCCTTGCATCTCTAAAACTGTACAGAGATGACAAAAGAAGCCCACGGCCTGCATACTGAAGGCGGCAGGGAGGCCAGAGTGCTGTACCGTGGAAGCTGGGTGTGTCTGGGCGTCAGTGAGCCATCTGCCCGCCAGGCATGTTCCAGGACCGCAGCCTGCACGTCACTCCAGCTGTGGCAGGTGTGGAAGAAGCTGTTTTTGCGctgttctttttcaagtttgtCATAGCACACAGACAAAATTCTCAAACATACATACGAGGCTTGAAATAATGGAGACCGTAAACCCATCCACTAGCGCACACTTGAACTGGATTACCAAGGGACAATTATTCTCCAAAGCCATGACCACTTGAAGTATAAAAAAGAAGGGCACACTGCTTCACAAACACCCTCCAGTCCAGGTGAGGGTGCCACTGCCCTCTCTCTCTCGCTGCAGAACCCACACGGAGCACCCGGCGGTGGCGTGAGGGGGCCTGGCGTCAGAGCAGGGGCGCCACGTCCTTCCTGCACCCCTGGCTCCGCAGCTCGGCTGAAGCTTCTTGCCAaagcccccacctccccagtggAGGTGGGCTGCAAGCACAGCCCCCAGGCCAGGGGCTCTAGAAGCCACGACTCCAGCTCCGGGGTGCCCTGCTGTGCCTCTAAGCCCCCAAGTCACTGAAGGAGCGCCTGCTGCGTGAGGGTCACCCCGCCAGCAGCAAGGCTGCACAGAAACTGACCGGAAGTTCCCGCTCACAGGACCTTCACACCTGCAGGAAAGCCAGGAAGGGCTGCAGGGAGCTGTCGTCCTGGAGACAGTGCCCTCGCTGCCTGTCTCCTTGGGAGCCTGGTGGTCTCAGCCGGACTATGTGTCTACACCCATCTGGCACCAGCCCTGACTCAGCACCGAGTCTCTGGGGATGGACCCAAGAGCCGCTTTCCTCTTTTGTTGTGTGCAAAGCACCCTAGCGATCCTGATGTAGAGAACCAGCGCTGGTTAAACCGTGAGGGAGGAAAAGGACAGGGCC from Phocoena phocoena chromosome 4, mPhoPho1.1, whole genome shotgun sequence includes:
- the UBE2G2 gene encoding ubiquitin-conjugating enzyme E2 G2, whose amino-acid sequence is MNEENFFEWEALIMGPEDTCFEFGVFPAILSFPLDYPLSPPKMRFTCEMFHPNIYPDGRVCISILHAPGDDPMGYESSAERWSPVQSVEKILLSVVSMLAEPNDESGANVDASKMWRDDREQFYKIAKQIVQKSLGL